One stretch of Armigeres subalbatus isolate Guangzhou_Male chromosome 2, GZ_Asu_2, whole genome shotgun sequence DNA includes these proteins:
- the LOC134210719 gene encoding polycomb group protein Pc has protein sequence MEITDDRVYAAEKIIKKRVRPGKVEYLVKWKGWSTRHNTWEPEENILDERLIDMFERSLRGGSSGKRKNQSSRTPTKPIIEDSDDDDVPVPAAPVPTTSTTPVVVTPEPAPEPEKLSIKETIKKEKEEKHSKKEKDTVDSSKLSSAASKSSTSNVHLSTPKDKPTVSSDTTGSSSGTKYSSPGLKISISGQNNDNDTASNSSDDQPLSHKDLAGTKRKAEVLSKEGKVGVTIKTSPDESPAAKNQRLEAPPMVTPVSSGPKTEIKPAAPLSPDTPASRPESNIPLVDKSAAAGVANNVPPEEKAPKKPISNDFPPVSNNNTINKHQHLTLSPRAAPPQLWLPRSQPTNQVFITDVTVNLETVTIRECKTERGFFKARDLKSDIVN, from the exons atggagATAACCGACGATCGGGTTTATGCTGCGGAGAAGATCATAAAGAAACGTGTTCGACCG GGCAAGGTTGAATACTTGGTCAAATGGAAAGGATGGAGTACACGCCACAACACCTGGGAGCCGGAGGAAAACATCCTTGATGAAAGGCTCATTGACATGTTCGAACGGTCACTACGAGGCGGCTCGTCTGGCAAGCGCAAGAATCAATCATCAAGGACCCCAACGAAGCCAATCATCGAGGACTCCGACGATGATGACGTTCCAGTACCTGCCGCGCCTGTACCCACTACATCTACAACGCCGGTCGTTGTCACTCCGGAACCTGCACCTGAACCGGAAAAATTATCCATCAAGGAAACGATCAAGAAGGAGAAAGAGGAAAAGCACAGCAAGAAGGAGAAGGACACGGTGGACAGTTCTAAATTGTCGTCGGCTGCTTCCAAGTCGAGCACAAGCAACGTACATCTTAGCACTCCTAAAGACAAGCCTACGGTCAGCAGTGACACAACAGGGTCCTCCTCCGGAACAAAGTACTCCTCGCCCGGCTTGAAGATATCAATTTCCGGTCAGAACAACGACAATGACACGGCATCGAACAGCAGCGACGATCAGCCATTGAGCCACAAAGACTTGGCTGGTACCAAGCGGAAGGCCGAAGTGCTGTCAAAAGAAGGCAAAGTTGGCGTCACAATCAAAACCTCTCCGGACGAGAGTCCTGCGGCTAAAAACCAGCGGCTAGAAGCGCCCCCGATGGTCACTCCGGTGTCGTCCGGTCCTAAAACTGAAATCAAACCCGCGGCTCCCCTCTCACCCGACACGCCTGCATCACGACCGGAGTCCAACATTCCACTGGTGGATAAATCGGCCGCTGCAGGAGTGGCAAACAACGTTCCCCCCGAAGAGAAAGCCCCAAAGAAACCAATCTCGAATGACTTTCCACCCGTGAGCAACAACAATACGATAAACAAGCACCAGCATCTGACGCTATCGCCCCGGGCCGCTCCCCCACAGTTATGGCTTCCACGGTCGCAGCCCACCAACCAGGTATTTATTACCGATGTCACGGTCAACCTGGAAACGGTCACCATCCGGGAGTGTAAAACCGAGCGGGGCTTCTTCAAGGCGCGAGATCTGAAAAGTGACATCGTCAACTGA